CACATATTTGtgtatcttcttttatttaaaacagatcagCGACATATGGCATTCGAAAGAACAAGACCTTCTTTAATTCAAGATTTCTTCTATTTAGCTCTGTAGGGTCATtcctttacaaaataaaatgtacaatattaaATTTGTGcttcaattatgtttttaactCACAGTTGCAGATGACTCCAGCATCTTTATGATGTTCACAGTCATGTATTCCACATCCAGGTGTCCTACAGTTCTTTAGTGTGGACTCATTCCCAGCACAGTTTacatcatccatccatattTGTCCTGATCCTTGTCCAAAATAAGCTCCACTCTTTGCCTCGATCACATTCCCACAGCCCatctctctacacaccactgcagcatctGACAGACCCCAGTCatcatcacacactgttccccatgTTCCATTATAGAGAACCTCCACTCGTCCAGAACAGGAGTGACTGCCATTCACCAACCTGACAGCTGTTATccacataaataatataaagacaCAAGTAAGATGTTTTATTTTCCCCAGATATTTGTTTGCCTTCTTTAATTTGAAAAAGAGCAATGACATACGGCATATGAAAGAACAAGTCCTTCTTTAATTCAAGATTTCTTCTATTTAGCTCTCTTggatcattcatttaaaaagaaaatgtacaaTATTCAATTATTCAGTTATGAATGTTTTTGACTCACAGTTGCAGATGACTCCAGCATCTTCATAATGCTCACAGTCATGTATTCCCCATCCACTTGTCCAACACGTTTTTAGTGAGGACTCAGTGCCAGCACAATTTACATCTTCCATCCATATCTGTCCTGATCCTTGTCCAAAATAAGCATCACTCTTTGCCTCAATCACATTCCCACATCCCatctctctacacaccactgcagcatctGACAGATCCCAGTCatcatcacacactgttccccataTTCCATTATAGAGAACCTCCACTCGTCCAGAACAGGGGTCACTGCCATTCACCAACCTGACAGCTGTTATCCACATAATATGAAAAACTATAAATCgattctttttaatttattataaaacattatttaaattctTTGAATATTTTGGCTCACATTGGCAGATGACTCCGGCATCTTTTTGATGACTACAGTTGTGTACTCCCCATCCATTTGATGAACAGTTTTTTAGTGTAGATTCATTCCCAGAACACTGAacatcatccatccatatctGTCCTGATCCTTGTCCAAAATAAGCAGCACTCTTTGCTTCTATCACCTTCCCACAGTCCatctctctacacaccactgcagcatctGTCAGATCCCAGTCatcatcacacactgttccccatgTTCCATTATAGTGAACCTCCACTCGTCCAGAACAGGAGTCACTGCCGTTTACCAACCTGACTGCTGTTATccacagaaataatataaagacacaagtaagttgtttttttcctcccacATATATTATACATAGTTGCtgtatcttcttttatttgaaaaagatcAGCGACATATGGCATTTGAAAGAACAAGACCTTTTATAATTCATGATTTCTTATATCTAGCTCTCTAGGGTCATTCctttacaaattaaaatgtacaatattaaATTTGTGCTTCaattatgaatgttttaaactCACAGTTGCAGATGACTCCAGCATCTTTATGATGTCCACAGTCATGTATTCCCCATCCAGATGTCCTACAGTGCCTTAGTGAGGACTCATTCCCAGCACACTTTacatcatccatccatatctGTCCTGATCCTTGTCCATAATAAGATTCACTCTTTGCCTCGATCACATTCCTACATCCCatctctctacacaccactgcagcatctGACAGATCCCAGCCatcatcacacactgttccccatgTTCCATTATAGAGAACCTCCACTCGTCCAGAACAGGAGTCACTGCCATTAACCAGCTTTATAGCTATAATCCaaccaaataatataataagtaagttgttttttccccccacatatTTGTTTGCcttcttttatttgaaaaagagcAATGACATATGGCATATGAAAGAACAAGACCTTCTTTAATTCAAGATTTCTTCTATTTAGCTCTCTTggatcattcatttaaaaagaaaatgtacaaTATTCAATTATTCAGTTATGAATGTTTTTGACTCACAGTTGCAGATGACTCCAGCATCTTCATAATGCTCACAGTCATGTATTCCCCATCCACTTGTCCAACACGTTTTTAGTGAGGACTCAGTGCCAGCACAATTTACATCTTCCATACATATCTGTCCTGATCCTTGTCCAAAATAAGCACCACTCTTTGCCTCAATCACATTCCCACATCCCatctctctacacaccactgcagcatctGACAGATCCCAGTCatcatcacacactgttccccatgTTCCATTATAGAGAACCTCCACTCGTCCAGAACAGGGGTCACTGCCATTCACCAACCTGACAGCTGTTATCCACATAATATGAAAAACTATAAATCgattctttttaatttattataaaacattatttaaattctTTGAATATTTTGGCTCACATTGGCAGATGACTCCGGCATCTTTTTGATGACTACAGTTGTGTACTCCCCATCCATTTGATGAACAGTTTTTTAGTGTAGATTCATTCCCAGAACACTGAACATCATCCATCAATATCTGTCCTGATCCTTGTCCAAAATAAGCAGCACTCTTTGCTTCTATCACCTTCCCACAGTCCatctctctacacaccactgcagcatctGTCAGATCCCAGTCatcatcacacactgttccccatgTTCCATTATAGTGAACCTCCACTCGTCCAGAACAGGAGTCACTGCCGTTTACCAACCTGACTGCTGTTATccacagaaataatataaagacacaagtaagttgtttttttcctcccacATATATTATACATAGTTGCtgtatcttcttttatttgaaaaagatcAGCGACATATGGCATTTGAAAGAACAAGACCTTTTATAATTCATGATTTCTTATATCTAGCTCTCTAGGGTCATTcctttacaaattaaaatatacaatattaaatTTGTGCTTCaattatgaatgttttaaactCACAGTTGCAGATGACTCCAGCATCTTTATGATGTCCACAGTCATGTATTCCCCATCCAGATGTCCTACAGTGCCTTAGTGAGGACTCATTCCCAGCACACTTTacatcatccatccatatctGTCCTGATCCTTGTCCATAATAAGATTCACTCTTTGCCTCGATCACATTCCTACATCCCatctctctacacaccactgcagcatctGACAGATCCCAGCCatcatcacacactgttccccatgTTCCATTATAGAGAACCTCCACTCGTCCAGAACAGGAGTCACTGCCATTAACCAGCTTTATAGCTATAATCcacacaaataatataataagtaagttgttttttccccccacatatTTGTTTGCcttcttttatttgaaaaagagcAATGACATATGGCATATGAAAGAACAAGACCTTCTTTAATTCAAGATTTCTTCTATTTAGCTCTCTTGGGTCATtccttaaaaagaaaatgtacaaTATTCAATTATTCAGTTATGAATGTTTTTGACTCACAGTTGCAGATGACTCCAGCATCTTCATAATGCTCACAGTCATGTCTTCCCCATCCAGGTGTCCTACAGTTCTTTATTGAGGACTCAGTGCCAGCACAATTTacatcatccatccatatctGTCCTGATCCTTGTCCAAAATAAGCTTCACTCTTTGCCTCTATCACATTCCCACAGCCCatctctctacacaccactgcagcatctGACAGATCCCAGCCatcatcacacactgttccccatgTTCCATTATAGAGAACCTCCACTCGTCCAGAACAGGAGTCACTGCCGTTTACCAACCTGACAGCTGTTATCCACACAAATAATATAAAGACACAAGTAAGTTGTTTCTTTTCCTCCCATATATTTgtttatcttcttttatttggaAAAGATCAGTGACATATGACATTTGATAGAACAAGACCTTCTTTAATTCATGTTTTCTTATATCTAGCTCTCTAGGGTCATtcctttacaaaataaaatgtacaatattaaATTTGTGCTTCAATTATGAATGTTTTTGACTCACAGTTGCAGATGACTCCAGCATCTTCATGATGTCCACAGTTATGTCTTCCCCATCCAGGTGTCCTACAGGTTTTTAGTGTAGACTCATTCCCAGCACACTTTACATCATCCATCCATGTCTGTCCTGATCCTTGTCCAAAATAAGCAGAACTCTTTGCCTCTATCACATTCCCACATCCCatctctctacacaccactgcagcatctGACAGATCCCAGCCATtatcacacactgttccccatgTTCCATTATAGAGAACCTCCACTCGTCCAGAACAGAAGTCACTGCCATTCACCAGTCTGATGTCAGTGCCAATGACAGTTGTGCATCCTGTGCATGTTAGAGAGTTACAGATGCAGATTAGTTTTTCTATGAGCTCTTATTTCAGAAGATATTGGTCATCAGACAAAAGATTATACAGAGACTAAGTTTTGTGTCAGTATGTTGGTCTCCTTACCCAGAAGCAGAAAGATTTGCACGGACCACAACATTTTGGctgtaaatatatttcatatgatATTAGATGTGAAATATACCTTGGTTTACTGTTTCTAGAATTTTcatacaaaacattttacattcataTGGCTTCCAGTCTTATTTATAAAGAGAAGTACATACTTATGAAAGCAAATTAGTGTAATGTGGTTCGTAAATATCAGCAATGATGAATGAAagcataaaataatttgaatgttTAAGCATCTTCTAGTactttaaatagtaataatgtaTCACACAAATGCAAtgtttacagttacattttttggttgcactttattttaaggtgccctttttacagtgtaattacacatttatgaTGGGTACTGATGGGCAGTAATCAtgtaaaattacttttaaacatCACAAGTGTGGACTGTCAGTGAACAtgtaagacaaaaatatattattattattattattattaaaataatatttgaaacatAGTCCATCACATGAATgcaaaagtacataaaaaaacactgatgatatatttttatatgctaATGCTTTTATAGAAATACCTGGTTAGATGGTTGTCTGTGACTACTGCTTCATCTAGGATTGAGTTAGTCTGTTTGAAAAGTGAAGTGGACGTGTGACAGTTATACTGACTGCTTTCCTCTTGTTCACAGCCACTCTACAACCTGAACACCTGCTGTGTGGACATCCAAATGAATTCATATAGATGTAAATGTACACCTATACATTTTTTGTCCACCCAGTAAATAACATTGGGATCCGCATTTGATTAACAAAACATCCAGGAATTCGCACAATACCTGTCCATAATCAAATGActatttaaacatgaaaatgtgcAAACTGCCCAGTCTAAGGAAAActatatctgccaatataaagtataaatagcatctaattactttttatttaattacttatttaattactttatttaatttatttaattacttatttaatttacacttattgcaaagaactgctatCTTTATGGTAAATAGAATATAGCATCTAtggctaagaaaatatgctatttccATTTAGTGTAAATGGccttatttttcttaccccattgccagataatttgcaaaataagaaaaatgcacttaaattatttatatatgtatttatttatttatttattatttatttataccatgaaaataaatgaatattagttCAATAACTTACCATTCTGCAAGTTTTCACCTCTGATATTATAacagtgataagaattaaacttgTAACATCATAATGACAGGCTTAAACATGTTAACATCTTTTTGTTTGGTGCTGTTGCCTTGGTGAATCGTAATATTGGAGCTGCATTGATAATGGCTTTTCATAGTCATGGTGTATGCGCTTAACTCAGAGTCAGCCTACTCAGAATTGATTGAACTAACTCAATTCAGCTGTTTTGAAACCAAAAACTTAGAGTTTCCCATCTCAGGG
The Ctenopharyngodon idella isolate HZGC_01 chromosome 4, HZGC01, whole genome shotgun sequence genome window above contains:
- the LOC127511441 gene encoding deleted in malignant brain tumors 1 protein-like; the encoded protein is MLYGLVNLPSVFQDFMCEVPREFLLRSVVVYIDDILIYSRSLSEHHQHVAEVLQGLCEFNLFLKAEKCQFHQSEIQFFSYIVKENGIAIDERKVEAIRNWPIPKTVKELQRFLGFDNFYHRFILYYSSIVSRLTSLLHGCTTVIGTDIRLVNGSDFCSGRVEVLYNGTWGTVCDNGWDLSDAAVVCREMGCGNVIEAKSSAYFGQGSGQTWMDDVKCAGNESTLKTCRTPGWGRHNCGHHEDAGVICNSVRLVNGSDSCSGRVEVLYNGTWGTVCDDGWDLSDAAVVCREMGCGNVIEAKSEAYFGQGSGQIWMDDVNCAGTESSIKNCRTPGWGRHDCEHYEDAGVICNSIKLVNGSDSCSGRVEVLYNGTWGTVCDDGWDLSDAAVVCREMGCRNVIEAKSESYYGQGSGQIWMDDVKCAGNESSLRHCRTSGWGIHDCGHHKDAGVICNSVRLVNGSDSCSGRVEVHYNGTWGTVCDDDWDLTDAAVVCREMDCGKVIEAKSAAYFGQGSGQILMDDVQCSGNESTLKNCSSNGWGVHNCSHQKDAGVICQSVRLVNGSDPCSGRVEVLYNGTWGTVCDDDWDLSDAAVVCREMGCGNVIEAKSGAYFGQGSGQICMEDVNCAGTESSLKTCWTSGWGIHDCEHYEDAGVICNSIKLVNGSDSCSGRVEVLYNGTWGTVCDDGWDLSDAAVVCREMGCRNVIEAKSESYYGQGSGQIWMDDVKCAGNESSLRHCRTSGWGIHDCGHHKDAGVICNCEFKTFIIEAQI